The proteins below are encoded in one region of Sphingobium yanoikuyae:
- a CDS encoding helix-turn-helix domain-containing protein: MATARRLGAEGSQNRARFIDAAEAILTEVGEHGISARQVAQQAGLKTQLLYYYFRTMDDLLRAVVQRINERRMARFAEALAAARPLRAMWEMMRDPSTAALAAELSAIAHHREAVRAEIVTAAQAFRAHQAQAVASLLPADQAANAGGLVMIAASLARMLVSETALGLTEGHDQALAMIEAMLDQLESK, encoded by the coding sequence ATGGCTACCGCTCGCAGACTTGGCGCCGAAGGATCGCAGAACCGCGCCCGCTTCATCGACGCGGCCGAAGCGATCCTGACAGAGGTCGGCGAGCATGGCATTTCCGCGCGGCAGGTGGCGCAGCAGGCGGGGCTGAAGACCCAGCTTCTCTATTATTATTTCCGCACCATGGACGATCTGCTGCGCGCCGTGGTGCAGCGGATCAACGAGCGCCGCATGGCCCGCTTCGCCGAGGCCCTCGCCGCCGCCCGTCCGCTGCGCGCCATGTGGGAGATGATGCGCGATCCCTCGACCGCTGCCCTTGCCGCAGAACTCAGCGCCATCGCCCATCATCGCGAGGCGGTGCGGGCCGAAATCGTCACCGCCGCCCAGGCATTTCGCGCGCATCAGGCGCAGGCGGTCGCATCGCTGCTGCCCGCCGATCAGGCCGCCAATGCCGGCGGCCTGGTAATGATCGCCGCCTCGCTCGCCCGCATGCTGGTCAGCGAGACCGCGCTTGGCCTGACCGAGGGCCATGACCAGGCCTTGGCCATGATCGAGGCGATGCTGGACCAACTCGAATCCAAATGA
- a CDS encoding FAS1-like dehydratase domain-containing protein yields MTSPTLDCSDIDNYLGKPILPARMVEPINNGDIRRWVQAMHYPNRLHYDANYAAQSRWGGMVAPQSFAVTMDCAHGSAPSCIGRVPNSHMLFGGDEWWFYGPRMVAGDRILNERIPFDYTVKDTKFAGPTCFQRGDNFYYNQQGDLIAKQRSTSIRYSQEAGKDNVPTEGFDDPVWTDDQLEELEARKMQWIQMLHDLGHDRRWWDDVTVGAALPERVVGPHSIVSFATEWRSYIFTQWGGTHRRTDLDMEALGFVKEMAGHENDPVMEAINPEFTDGAYVGPSRGHLFPRWARFIGMPRGYGYGASMGAWITDYFAGWAGEWGMTRHSACNYRSPALTGDITITTGTILDKFVDEDGRHMVQVDCRMVNQTGAVLATAKAEIELPKRPA; encoded by the coding sequence ATGACCAGCCCGACGCTCGATTGTTCGGATATCGACAATTATCTGGGCAAGCCGATCCTGCCCGCGCGGATGGTCGAGCCGATCAACAATGGCGATATCCGTCGCTGGGTGCAGGCGATGCATTATCCCAACCGGCTCCATTATGACGCGAACTATGCCGCGCAGAGCCGCTGGGGCGGCATGGTCGCGCCACAGAGCTTTGCCGTGACGATGGACTGCGCCCATGGCTCCGCGCCATCCTGCATTGGCCGCGTGCCCAATTCGCACATGCTGTTCGGCGGCGATGAATGGTGGTTCTATGGCCCGCGCATGGTGGCGGGCGACCGCATCCTCAATGAACGCATCCCGTTCGACTATACGGTCAAGGATACCAAATTCGCCGGCCCGACCTGTTTCCAGCGCGGCGACAATTTCTATTATAATCAGCAGGGCGATTTGATCGCCAAGCAGCGTTCGACGTCAATCCGCTACAGCCAGGAAGCGGGCAAGGACAATGTGCCGACCGAAGGTTTTGACGATCCGGTCTGGACCGACGACCAACTGGAGGAACTGGAAGCGCGCAAGATGCAGTGGATTCAGATGCTCCATGATCTGGGCCATGACCGGCGCTGGTGGGATGATGTGACGGTCGGCGCGGCATTGCCCGAACGGGTGGTCGGCCCACATTCGATCGTCTCCTTCGCGACCGAATGGCGATCCTATATCTTCACCCAATGGGGCGGCACCCACCGGCGCACCGACCTCGACATGGAGGCGCTGGGCTTCGTCAAGGAAATGGCGGGGCATGAGAATGACCCGGTGATGGAGGCGATCAATCCGGAATTCACCGACGGCGCCTATGTCGGCCCGTCGCGTGGCCATCTCTTCCCGCGTTGGGCGCGCTTCATCGGCATGCCGCGCGGCTATGGCTATGGTGCGTCGATGGGGGCGTGGATCACCGATTATTTCGCCGGTTGGGCGGGCGAATGGGGGATGACCCGCCATTCCGCCTGCAATTATCGCAGTCCGGCGCTGACCGGCGACATCACCATCACCACCGGCACCATCCTCGACAAGTTCGTGGATGAGGACGGCCGGCACATGGTGCAGGTCGATTGCCGCATGGTCAACCAGACCGGCGCCGTGCTGGCCACGGCCAAGGCGGAGATCGAACTGCCCAAGCGGCCGGCCTGA
- a CDS encoding TetR/AcrR family transcriptional regulator encodes MEKGITRAGRKERASARGALLAATERLMVEEGYAAVTTRRVAKIVGVTPALVHYHFATTDDLLLALFRSLSARFKEELASRLDTPDPLRALWQLNSDPDGSAIVLEFMALSNHRKAIRQEIAAFVEELRDIQTRAIGAADGAGLSPVGLSVLAAGMARSIVMEQSLGVTLGHDEALAMVEALMRHATGKDADEHTA; translated from the coding sequence ATGGAGAAAGGCATAACCCGCGCCGGCAGGAAGGAACGCGCGTCGGCGCGCGGCGCCCTATTGGCCGCGACCGAGAGGCTGATGGTCGAGGAAGGCTATGCCGCCGTCACCACCCGGCGCGTGGCCAAGATCGTCGGCGTGACGCCGGCGCTGGTCCATTATCATTTTGCGACGACGGACGACCTGCTGCTGGCGCTGTTCCGCAGCCTGTCGGCCCGGTTCAAGGAAGAATTGGCCAGCCGGCTGGATACGCCCGATCCGCTGCGCGCGCTGTGGCAGCTCAATTCCGATCCGGATGGCAGCGCGATCGTGCTGGAGTTCATGGCGCTGTCCAATCATCGCAAGGCGATCCGGCAGGAAATCGCCGCCTTTGTCGAGGAATTGCGCGATATCCAGACGCGGGCGATCGGCGCGGCCGATGGCGCGGGGCTGTCGCCGGTCGGGCTTTCCGTGCTGGCGGCGGGCATGGCCCGGTCGATCGTGATGGAACAGAGCCTGGGCGTGACGCTGGGCCATGACGAGGCGCTGGCCATGGTGGAGGCGCTGATGCGCCACGCCACCGGCAAGGATGCCGACGAACACACCGCCTAG
- the nagA gene encoding N-acetylglucosamine-6-phosphate deacetylase — translation MRHALVNGSILIDGHFHAGKALLIEGDRIAAILPDADVPADVARRDLGGDRLVPGFIDTQVNGGGGVLFNDAPTVEGIAAIGAAHRRFGTTGFLPTLISDDLAVIRQAVAAVDAAIEAGVPGVLGIHIEGPYLNIERKGIHDGDKIRPLDAEGLEVLSSLKRGRTLVTLAPERTSPDMVRQLVERGVIVAAGHSNGGYEDMIGAIEAGLSGVTHLYNAMSPLGSRKPGIVGAALEQDSVTCGIIVDGHHVSATALKIALRCKPEGTLMLVTDAMPSVGSDADEFMLQGRHILVRNGACTDDAGTLAGSNLDMIAAVHNSVAMLDVPIERAIAMASAAPAAFLGLAAGTGRIAPGLRADLLQLDAQGAVIRSWIGGSY, via the coding sequence ATGCGTCACGCTCTGGTCAACGGGTCGATCCTGATCGACGGCCACTTCCATGCCGGCAAGGCGCTGCTGATCGAGGGTGATCGCATTGCCGCGATCCTGCCCGACGCCGATGTCCCGGCCGATGTCGCGCGGCGCGACCTGGGCGGCGACCGGCTGGTGCCCGGCTTCATCGATACGCAGGTCAATGGCGGCGGCGGCGTGCTGTTCAATGATGCCCCGACGGTCGAAGGCATCGCCGCGATCGGCGCCGCCCATCGTCGTTTCGGCACCACCGGCTTCCTGCCGACGCTCATCAGCGACGATCTGGCCGTCATCCGCCAGGCGGTCGCCGCTGTCGACGCCGCGATCGAGGCCGGCGTGCCCGGCGTGCTCGGCATCCATATCGAAGGGCCCTATCTCAATATCGAGCGCAAGGGCATTCATGACGGCGACAAGATCCGCCCGCTCGATGCCGAGGGGCTGGAAGTGCTATCTTCGCTCAAACGCGGCCGCACCCTCGTTACGCTGGCGCCCGAGCGGACCTCGCCCGACATGGTGCGCCAGCTTGTGGAGCGCGGCGTGATCGTCGCGGCGGGCCACAGCAATGGCGGCTATGAGGATATGATCGGCGCGATCGAGGCCGGCCTGTCCGGCGTCACCCATCTCTACAATGCCATGTCGCCGCTGGGATCACGCAAGCCCGGCATCGTCGGCGCCGCGCTGGAACAGGACAGCGTGACCTGCGGTATCATCGTCGATGGCCATCATGTCAGCGCCACCGCGCTCAAGATCGCGCTGCGCTGCAAGCCGGAAGGCACGCTGATGCTCGTCACCGACGCCATGCCCTCGGTCGGCTCCGACGCGGACGAGTTCATGCTCCAGGGCCGCCATATCCTGGTCCGCAACGGCGCCTGCACCGATGATGCCGGCACGCTCGCGGGCTCCAATCTCGACATGATCGCCGCCGTCCACAACAGCGTCGCCATGCTGGACGTCCCGATCGAACGCGCCATCGCCATGGCATCGGCCGCCCCGGCCGCCTTCCTGGGCCTTGCCGCCGGAACCGGTCGCATCGCGCCGGGCCTGCGTGCCGACCTGCTGCAACTGGATGCCCAGGGCGCGGTCATACGCAGCTGGATCGGCGGCAGCTACTGA
- a CDS encoding GntR family transcriptional regulator, translating into MPLLAEQIGPLDALGGGPLYRRLEDALREALRTQRLKPNEALPPERDLASELSVSRITLRKALDSLVEEGLLVRKQGAGTFVANRVEKQFAKLSSFSEDMAARGRTVRSEWLGRSVGAVTPDDALTLGLSPGAAVYRFNRIRYADDVAMALEYSTIPGFGLDGVDVVGASLYAALEAAGNRPVRALQRLRAVLFNAEQAKLLGIEAGAPGLYIERRGFLDDGRVIEATQSWYRGDAYDFVAELDMRA; encoded by the coding sequence ATGCCGCTGCTTGCCGAACAGATTGGACCGCTCGACGCGCTGGGCGGTGGCCCGCTCTATCGCCGGCTCGAAGACGCCCTGCGCGAAGCGCTGCGCACCCAGCGACTGAAACCCAATGAGGCGCTGCCGCCCGAACGCGACCTGGCATCGGAACTCTCGGTGTCCCGCATCACCCTGCGCAAGGCGCTGGATTCCCTGGTCGAGGAAGGACTGCTGGTGCGCAAGCAGGGCGCCGGCACCTTCGTCGCCAACCGGGTCGAGAAGCAGTTCGCCAAGCTCTCCTCCTTTTCCGAGGATATGGCGGCACGCGGCCGCACCGTGCGCAGCGAGTGGCTGGGCCGCAGCGTCGGCGCGGTGACGCCCGACGACGCGCTGACGCTGGGCCTCAGCCCCGGCGCCGCCGTCTACCGGTTCAACCGCATCCGCTATGCCGACGATGTCGCGATGGCGCTCGAATATTCGACCATTCCCGGCTTCGGCCTCGACGGTGTCGATGTCGTCGGCGCCTCGCTCTATGCCGCCCTGGAAGCCGCCGGCAACCGTCCGGTCCGCGCCCTCCAGCGCCTGCGCGCCGTGCTGTTCAACGCCGAACAGGCCAAGCTTCTGGGGATCGAGGCAGGGGCGCCCGGCCTCTATATCGAACGGCGCGGTTTCCTGGACGATGGCCGCGTCATCGAAGCGACGCAAAGCTGGTACAGGGGCGATGCCTATGACTTCGTTGCCGAACTCGACATGCGCGCCTGA
- a CDS encoding TonB-dependent receptor translates to MGIRTFLVGTASAIALFSGAAHAQGSDASAPDADANASDIVVTGYRASLAKAIDVKRNADAIVDSISAEDVGKFPNTNVAEALTLVPGVTVDRQFGQGEKVSILGTDPALNRTLLDGQTVASADWFILDSPGRTFNYALLAPQLVGRVDVYKSPEPRIDEGSIGGTVNVVTRKPLDLKPFTMAGQLGYLYNDRSKKGDIQGAALVSWHNEEGTFGILASFQRAKDRLRRDGVETYGTMKADQWAGGNADNPVDSRDNGCVGECATTLSNNLDAISPNAFGTSYFEQGRERLTYSATAQWKPVDELTLEASWLKIDATYNNLNQSMYAFQGNTWNSLGALTGIEVNNGIVTSASFKNALSVLDVQYREAEMKSDTYRGKARWDGGTWDLTVEGGLSDADGGTKRQVFLEFLNWADYTVNIGGAPKSPGSLSYATDVQGNPNAFVTDPGWSGNTVTKPTSDKERYGQADLGFDFDGALKRIQIGYKYRHHETGQQYAGIALNGLGVAAAQFDPKTVAGNYLRGFSGVNDQMTDRFIISGPSMVDYLEGQTLPTPSIFAAAEFTAGNWNIQEDINAVYAQANFDTGTLRGNFGVRYVNTKTDSAGYVCNAGAPCNSAADWTWQTTKRSYDNWLPSANIAWTAQQDLILRFSAAKVMSRPNYADMTNYFWLSDTVLTGGGGNPNLKPYTSGNLNASVEWYFKQGSILSAEVFYKDISNYILQKTAPESYFNQSQGRVTTYQISRPYNAGSAEVKGFAVAYQQNLPYGFGILANYTYSDGSGQDGQDLPYNSKHQASVSPFFESGPVALRATYTWRSKYFTGIDRGDNMFVRDSDNLDVSATYNVTPQIGITLSGMNLTDAEYYAYANTTALPRGVYRSGRKFLATVNFNY, encoded by the coding sequence ATGGGGATTCGGACTTTTCTGGTCGGTACCGCCAGCGCCATCGCGCTGTTTTCCGGTGCCGCGCATGCGCAGGGAAGCGATGCTTCCGCGCCGGACGCCGATGCAAATGCCAGCGATATCGTCGTCACCGGCTATCGTGCCTCGCTCGCCAAGGCGATCGACGTCAAGCGTAACGCTGACGCGATCGTCGACAGCATTTCCGCCGAAGATGTCGGCAAATTCCCCAATACCAATGTCGCCGAAGCGCTGACGCTGGTGCCGGGCGTCACCGTCGACCGCCAGTTCGGCCAGGGCGAAAAAGTGTCGATCCTGGGCACCGATCCGGCGCTCAACCGCACCCTGCTGGACGGCCAGACCGTGGCGTCGGCCGACTGGTTCATCCTCGACTCGCCGGGCCGTACCTTCAACTATGCGCTGCTCGCGCCGCAGCTGGTCGGCCGGGTCGACGTCTACAAGTCGCCCGAACCGCGCATCGACGAAGGTTCGATCGGCGGCACGGTCAATGTCGTGACCCGCAAGCCGCTGGACCTGAAGCCCTTCACCATGGCTGGCCAGCTTGGCTATCTCTACAATGATCGCTCGAAGAAGGGCGATATCCAGGGGGCGGCGCTGGTCAGCTGGCATAATGAGGAAGGCACGTTCGGCATTCTCGCCTCGTTCCAGCGCGCCAAGGACCGGCTGCGCCGCGACGGCGTCGAAACCTATGGCACGATGAAGGCCGACCAGTGGGCTGGCGGCAATGCCGACAATCCGGTGGACTCGCGCGACAATGGTTGCGTCGGCGAATGCGCCACCACGCTGAGTAATAATCTCGACGCGATCAGCCCCAACGCCTTTGGCACCTCCTATTTCGAACAGGGCCGTGAGCGCCTGACCTATTCGGCCACCGCCCAGTGGAAGCCGGTCGACGAGCTAACCCTGGAAGCGAGCTGGCTCAAGATCGACGCCACCTACAACAACCTCAACCAGTCCATGTATGCCTTCCAGGGCAATACCTGGAACAGCCTGGGCGCGCTGACCGGGATCGAGGTCAATAACGGCATCGTCACCAGCGCGAGTTTCAAGAATGCGCTGTCGGTGCTGGACGTCCAGTATCGTGAAGCCGAGATGAAGTCAGATACCTATCGCGGCAAGGCGCGCTGGGACGGTGGCACCTGGGATCTGACGGTTGAAGGCGGCCTGTCGGACGCGGACGGCGGCACCAAGCGCCAGGTCTTCCTCGAATTCCTGAACTGGGCGGATTATACCGTGAATATTGGCGGTGCGCCCAAGTCGCCGGGTTCGCTGAGCTATGCCACCGACGTTCAGGGTAACCCCAATGCCTTCGTCACCGATCCGGGCTGGAGCGGCAACACCGTCACCAAGCCGACCAGCGACAAGGAGCGTTACGGCCAGGCCGACCTCGGTTTCGATTTCGACGGGGCGCTCAAGCGCATCCAGATCGGCTATAAATATCGCCATCACGAGACCGGCCAGCAATATGCGGGCATCGCGCTCAATGGTCTGGGCGTCGCGGCGGCGCAGTTCGATCCCAAGACGGTCGCGGGCAATTATCTGCGCGGCTTCAGCGGCGTGAACGATCAGATGACCGACCGCTTCATCATCAGCGGCCCGTCGATGGTCGACTATCTGGAAGGCCAGACGCTGCCGACCCCCTCGATCTTCGCGGCGGCCGAATTTACCGCCGGCAACTGGAACATCCAGGAAGATATCAACGCGGTCTATGCCCAGGCCAATTTCGACACCGGCACGCTGCGCGGCAATTTCGGCGTGCGCTATGTGAACACCAAGACCGACAGCGCCGGCTATGTCTGCAACGCCGGCGCGCCCTGCAACAGCGCGGCCGACTGGACCTGGCAGACGACCAAGCGCAGCTATGACAACTGGCTGCCCAGCGCCAACATCGCCTGGACCGCGCAGCAGGATCTGATCCTGCGCTTCTCCGCCGCCAAGGTGATGTCGCGTCCCAACTATGCCGACATGACCAATTATTTCTGGCTGTCGGACACGGTGCTGACCGGCGGTGGCGGCAACCCGAACCTGAAGCCTTATACGTCGGGCAATCTCAACGCCTCGGTCGAATGGTATTTCAAGCAGGGCTCGATCCTGTCGGCGGAAGTCTTCTACAAGGATATCAGCAACTATATCCTGCAGAAGACGGCGCCCGAGAGCTATTTCAACCAGTCGCAGGGCCGGGTGACGACCTATCAGATCAGCCGTCCCTATAATGCCGGTTCGGCCGAGGTGAAGGGTTTTGCCGTCGCCTATCAGCAGAACCTGCCCTATGGCTTCGGCATCCTTGCCAACTATACCTATTCGGACGGTTCGGGCCAGGATGGCCAGGATCTGCCCTATAATTCCAAGCATCAGGCCAGCGTCAGCCCCTTCTTCGAAAGCGGTCCGGTCGCGCTGCGCGCCACCTACACCTGGCGGTCGAAATATTTCACCGGCATCGACCGTGGCGACAATATGTTCGTGCGGGACTCCGACAATCTGGACGTGTCGGCGACCTATAATGTCACGCCGCAGATCGGCATCACCCTGTCGGGCATGAACCTGACCGACGCGGAATATTATGCCTATGCCAACACCACGGCACTGCCGCGCGGCGTCTATCGCTCGGGCCGCAAGTTCCTGGCGACGGTGAACTTCAACTATTGA
- a CDS encoding beta-N-acetylhexosaminidase, which translates to MIRARRLTLLASLMLSGIATAPAMAELPRLLPVPAQMREGQGIFLISSTTPIRVPVGDAAARNAAERFADLVARSRGFRPRIETGGDASNAIVFRRAKTGAAESYTLDVSDKGVKIAAGDDAGLLYGAVTLWQAMTQDQAAGPVTVVAMHIADAPRFQWRGLMLDSARHFQSPAYVRQLIDWMAVNKLNRLHWHLVDDQGWRIEIPKYPRLTEISAWRVPAGAPGAPPLPKVGGFYTQAEIREIVTYAAARGVMIVPEIEMPGHALAAIRAYPKFGMGVPIPPGAESDWGVFPWLYNADDATFTFLEDVLTDVMALFPSPYIHIGGDEAVKDQWKSSPAMQAKMKALGISSEDAMQGWFMHRIDDFLTKHGRKPIGWDEILEGGASPHATITSWRGIEGAVTAAKSGHDAILSPAPILYFDNRQGFGLLEPPGRGHLSDLRSVYDFNPEPEGLSTAEQQHILGLQGNLFTEHVRTEERAQWQQFPRGSAVAEIGWSPVTSHDFASFMDRLVPQMARMGTLGLKPAISALTVTAKTDYAPGDKTAQVTLESQSGFPIHYTLDGSAVTPRAPVYKDGLSLPVGTRLRAGTAWRGGMMPGAIDIGLDASFLRRRTDEQLASCANKVVLSLEDDAPAQGERAHFLTDILEPCWLYADAPVGGATRIAIDVGQLPFNFQIGKDRDAIHFRAPATPAGEVEVRAGSCEGERISVLPLAPAIGNPEVTRLVAPIAPRSGKENLCITYTAKDVEPLWAIKQVELIP; encoded by the coding sequence GTGATCCGTGCCCGCCGCCTGACGCTGCTCGCGTCGCTGATGCTGTCCGGCATCGCCACCGCCCCGGCCATGGCCGAACTGCCCCGCCTGTTGCCGGTGCCCGCGCAGATGCGAGAGGGGCAGGGCATTTTTCTCATCAGCTCGACCACGCCGATCCGGGTGCCTGTCGGCGATGCCGCTGCCCGTAACGCGGCCGAGCGGTTCGCCGATCTGGTCGCGCGCAGCCGGGGCTTTCGTCCTCGGATCGAGACGGGTGGTGACGCCAGCAATGCCATAGTCTTTCGCCGAGCGAAGACCGGTGCGGCGGAATCCTACACCCTCGACGTCAGCGACAAGGGCGTCAAAATCGCCGCCGGCGACGATGCCGGCCTGCTCTATGGCGCGGTGACGCTGTGGCAGGCGATGACGCAGGATCAGGCCGCCGGCCCGGTGACGGTCGTGGCGATGCACATTGCCGATGCGCCGCGCTTCCAGTGGCGCGGGCTGATGCTCGACAGCGCCCGCCATTTCCAGTCGCCCGCCTATGTTCGCCAGTTGATCGACTGGATGGCAGTCAACAAGCTCAACCGGTTGCACTGGCATCTGGTCGATGATCAGGGCTGGCGCATCGAGATCCCCAAATATCCGCGTCTCACCGAAATTTCCGCCTGGCGTGTGCCCGCCGGGGCGCCCGGCGCGCCACCACTGCCCAAGGTCGGCGGCTTCTACACCCAGGCCGAGATTCGCGAGATCGTCACCTATGCCGCTGCGCGCGGCGTCATGATCGTGCCGGAGATCGAGATGCCGGGCCATGCGCTGGCGGCGATCCGCGCCTATCCTAAGTTCGGCATGGGCGTGCCGATCCCGCCGGGCGCGGAGTCCGACTGGGGCGTCTTCCCCTGGCTCTACAATGCCGATGATGCGACCTTCACCTTCCTGGAGGATGTGCTGACCGATGTGATGGCGCTGTTCCCGTCGCCCTATATCCATATCGGCGGCGACGAGGCGGTGAAGGACCAGTGGAAATCCTCGCCCGCGATGCAGGCGAAGATGAAGGCGCTGGGCATCAGCAGCGAGGATGCGATGCAGGGCTGGTTCATGCACCGCATCGACGATTTCCTGACGAAACATGGCCGCAAGCCGATCGGCTGGGACGAGATATTGGAAGGCGGCGCCTCGCCCCACGCCACCATCACCTCCTGGCGCGGGATCGAGGGGGCGGTGACCGCCGCCAAGTCGGGCCATGACGCGATATTGAGCCCGGCGCCGATCCTCTATTTCGACAATCGCCAGGGCTTCGGGCTGCTGGAACCGCCGGGGCGCGGCCATCTGTCGGACCTACGCAGCGTCTATGACTTCAATCCCGAACCCGAAGGGCTGAGCACCGCCGAGCAGCAACATATTTTGGGGCTGCAGGGCAATCTCTTCACCGAGCATGTCCGCACCGAGGAACGCGCCCAGTGGCAACAATTCCCGCGCGGCAGCGCGGTGGCCGAAATCGGCTGGTCGCCAGTTACGAGCCATGATTTCGCCAGCTTCATGGACCGGCTGGTGCCGCAGATGGCGCGGATGGGGACGCTGGGCCTGAAGCCCGCGATCAGCGCGCTGACGGTGACGGCGAAGACCGACTATGCGCCGGGTGACAAGACGGCGCAGGTGACGCTGGAGAGCCAGTCGGGCTTCCCGATCCATTATACGCTGGATGGCAGTGCGGTGACGCCGCGCGCGCCGGTCTACAAGGACGGCCTTAGCCTGCCGGTCGGCACTCGCTTGCGGGCCGGCACCGCCTGGCGCGGCGGGATGATGCCGGGCGCGATCGACATCGGCCTCGACGCGTCCTTCCTGCGCCGCCGCACCGACGAGCAACTGGCAAGCTGCGCCAACAAGGTCGTGCTCTCGCTGGAGGATGATGCCCCGGCGCAGGGCGAGCGGGCGCATTTCCTGACCGATATCCTTGAGCCCTGCTGGCTCTATGCCGACGCCCCGGTCGGTGGTGCGACCAGAATCGCGATCGACGTCGGCCAGCTACCGTTCAACTTCCAGATCGGCAAGGATCGCGACGCCATCCATTTCCGCGCCCCGGCGACCCCGGCGGGCGAAGTGGAAGTGCGCGCCGGCAGCTGCGAGGGCGAGCGCATCTCCGTGCTGCCGCTGGCGCCCGCGATCGGTAATCCGGAAGTGACCCGCCTGGTTGCACCGATCGCACCGCGCAGCGGCAAGGAGAATTTGTGCATCACCTATACGGCGAAGGATGTTGAGCCCCTATGGGCGATCAAGCAGGTGGAACTGATCCCATGA